A genomic window from Gemmatimonadaceae bacterium includes:
- a CDS encoding polyprenol monophosphomannose synthase, with the protein MPEATQRGLVIVPTYNESENIRSLITAVLAADPRLEMLIVDDNSPDRTGDIVEEIQRGEPRVHILRRPGKMGLGTAYRDGFRWALARDYELIFEMDADFSHSPAHLTEFLKAAETADFVLGSRYLNGKVTVVNWPISRLLLSYGANIYARIVTGMKLWDGTGGFKCFHRRVLEAIDLGDVRSNGYAFQIEMSFRAMRKGFKPVEIPIVFTDRTEGESKMSGHIVREAVLMVWRLRWWAMTGRL; encoded by the coding sequence ATGCCCGAAGCGACGCAGCGGGGACTGGTCATCGTCCCCACATATAATGAAAGCGAGAACATCCGCAGCCTGATCACGGCCGTGCTGGCCGCCGACCCTCGGCTCGAGATGCTCATCGTCGACGACAACTCACCGGACCGCACCGGTGACATCGTCGAGGAGATCCAGCGCGGCGAACCGCGCGTGCACATTCTTCGCCGCCCCGGCAAGATGGGACTCGGAACGGCCTACCGAGACGGTTTCCGCTGGGCCTTGGCTCGCGATTACGAGCTGATCTTCGAGATGGACGCCGACTTCAGCCACAGCCCGGCGCACCTCACGGAGTTTCTCAAGGCGGCCGAAACCGCCGACTTCGTGCTGGGCTCGAGGTACCTCAACGGAAAGGTCACGGTGGTGAACTGGCCCATCAGCCGGTTGCTGCTCAGCTACGGGGCCAACATCTATGCCCGCATCGTGACTGGAATGAAGCTCTGGGACGGCACCGGCGGCTTCAAGTGCTTTCACCGACGCGTGCTCGAGGCCATCGACCTCGGCGACGTGCGCTCCAACGGCTACGCCTTCCAGATCGAGATGTCGTTCCGTGCGATGCGGAAGGGCTTCAAGCCCGTCGAGATTCCGATCGTCTTCACGGACCGGACTGAGGGTGAGAGCAAGATGTCTGGACACATCGTGCGGGAGGCCGTGCTTATGGTGTGGCGCCTCCGCTGGTGGGCGATGACGGGGCGTCTGTGA
- a CDS encoding diaminopimelate epimerase — protein sequence MKFYKMSGSGNDFVFIDGIGQPDQATVAMDPDFVRTVCAAHTGVGADGLAVFLPDAELEFSLAYFNRDGSVGELCGNASLCAVRLSNELGLARQSGLRFRTPAGVINGRIRDGRPEVDLQAVQGLRPDAGIPRRSAERALGFVDSGVPHLVVRVDSLQGIPLDSRGPELRHHASLPAGANVNWVAKDPVGAWEIRTFERGVEAETLACGTGAVAAAVLLEAWGESGDSTTLRTKSGQPLQVRLKAAGGGTIPTLAGEGRIVFEGTLREL from the coding sequence GTGAAGTTCTACAAGATGTCGGGGTCGGGAAACGACTTCGTCTTCATCGACGGCATCGGCCAGCCAGACCAGGCGACGGTGGCGATGGACCCCGACTTCGTCCGCACGGTCTGCGCCGCGCATACGGGTGTGGGCGCGGACGGGCTGGCGGTCTTCCTGCCGGACGCCGAGCTCGAGTTCTCGCTGGCCTACTTCAATAGAGATGGCAGCGTCGGCGAGCTCTGCGGCAATGCGTCGCTGTGCGCCGTTCGGCTGTCGAACGAGCTGGGACTGGCCCGCCAGTCCGGGCTCCGCTTTCGCACCCCGGCCGGGGTCATCAACGGCCGGATCCGCGACGGGCGCCCGGAGGTCGACCTGCAGGCGGTGCAGGGGCTCCGGCCGGACGCCGGCATCCCGCGGCGGAGCGCTGAGCGAGCCCTTGGCTTCGTCGACTCCGGGGTCCCGCACCTCGTGGTGCGGGTGGACTCCCTCCAGGGCATCCCATTGGATTCCCGGGGCCCGGAACTCCGCCACCACGCCTCGCTGCCGGCCGGCGCCAACGTCAACTGGGTGGCCAAGGACCCGGTCGGAGCCTGGGAGATTCGGACGTTTGAGCGTGGGGTGGAAGCCGAGACCTTGGCCTGCGGGACCGGTGCGGTGGCGGCGGCCGTGCTGTTGGAGGCTTGGGGCGAATCAGGGGACTCGACGACCCTCCGTACCAAGTCGGGTCAGCCTTTGCAGGTGCGCCTCAAGGCCGCCGGAGGGGGGACAATCCCGACGCTGGCGGGCGAGGGGCGGATCGTGTTTGAAGGGACACTTCGGGAGCTCTAG